The Henckelia pumila isolate YLH828 unplaced genomic scaffold, ASM3356847v2 CTG_461:::fragment_3, whole genome shotgun sequence genome window below encodes:
- the LOC140871643 gene encoding uncharacterized protein isoform X2 encodes MIVVFLTSSTQIVRIIWKMTSFSDLPPICRYQKERRTCIYTLFPIASLLFLALFSCLWLAQDNQQKLIESNSQQRSEPESRRSCEDERSCTPPGSESLPKGIVVKTSNLERRPLWGSPEKRSSSMSLFAVPVGIKQKINVDKLVQKFLASNFDVMLFHYDGMVDMWKDFLWSNQVIHVSVDNQTKWWFAKRFLHPDIVAAYDYIFLWDEDLGVDNFHPAQYLSIVRDEGLEISQPALEIGESEVHHLITARWKRSKLHRRTYKVGGKETQCDDNSTHPPCTGWIEVMAPVFSKNSWRCNDLIHAWGLDMQLGYCAQGDRTKTIGVVDAEYIVHYGFPTLGEEEHTQGSSSAEKINKRVEVRRQSYNEYKVFKRRWEKAAKEDQCWIDPYPHQTH; translated from the exons ATGATTGTAGTATTTTTGACCTCTTCGACACAAATTGTACGTATAATTTGGAAGATGACGAGTTTCTCCGATCTT CCGCCAATATGCAGATATCAAAAGGAGAGGAGAACCTGTATCTACACCCTCTTTCCCATAGCTTCTCTACTGTTTCTTGCACTGTTTTCATGCTTATGGCTTGCACAAGACAATCAGCAG AAACTAATAGAATCGAACTCACAACAGAGAAGTGAGCCTGAGAGTAGAAGAAGCTGTGAG GATGAACGCAGTTGCACGCCACCTGGAAGCGAATCATTGCCTAAAGGGATAGTAGTCAAAACATCTAACTTGGAAAGACGACCACTATGGGGTTCTCCAGAG AAGAGGAGTTCATCGATGAGTTTGTTCGCTGTTCCTGTTGGAATAAAGCAGAAGATAAATGTAGATAAGCTGGTTCAAAAG TTCCTAGCAAGCAATTTTGATGTGATGCTTTTCCATTATGATGGCATGGTTGATATGTGGAAGGATTTTCTATGGAGCAATCAGGTCATACATGTATCTGTTGATAACCAAACTAAATG GTGGTTTGCTAAGAGGTTCTTGCATCCGGATATAGTAGCAGCTTATGATTATATTTTCTTGTGGGACGAAGACTTAGGAGTTGATAACTTCCACCCTGCACA ATATTTATCAATTGTTAGAGATGAAGGATTAGAGATATCACAACCAGCACTTGAAATAGGGGAATCTGAGGTGCATCACCTTATAACTGCACGATGGAAGAGATCAAAACTACACAG GAGGACTTACAAAGTTGGTGGTAAGGAAACTCAATGTGATGATAACAGCACTCATCCTCCATGCACAGG ATGGATAGAAGTTATGGCCCCCGTGTTCTCCAAGAATTCATGGCGTTGT AATGACTTGATACATGCCTGGGGACTTGACATGCAGCTCGGTTATTGCGCACAG GGAGATAGGACAAAAACCATAGGAGTTGTGGATGCTGAATACATAGTTCACTATGGCTTCCCAACACTAGGAGAAGAAGAG CATACACAGGGAAGTTCGAGCGCAGAAAAAATAAACAAGAGAGTTGAGGTGAGAAGACAGTCGTATAATGAGTACAAGGTATTCAAAAGGCGATGGGAGAAAGCAGCAAAGGAGGATCAGTGTTGGATAGATCCATATCCACATCAAACTCATTAA
- the LOC140871643 gene encoding uncharacterized protein isoform X1, which produces MIVVFLTSSTQIVRIIWKMTSFSDLPPICRYQKERRTCIYTLFPIASLLFLALFSCLWLAQDNQQKLIESNSQQRSEPESRRSCEDERSCTPPGSESLPKGIVVKTSNLERRPLWGSPEKRSSSMSLFAVPVGIKQKINVDKLVQKFLASNFDVMLFHYDGMVDMWKDFLWSNQVIHVSVDNQTKWWFAKRFLHPDIVAAYDYIFLWDEDLGVDNFHPAQYLSIVRDEGLEISQPALEIGESEVHHLITARWKRSKLHRRTYKVGGKETQCDDNSTHPPCTGWIEVMAPVFSKNSWRCVWHMIQNDLIHAWGLDMQLGYCAQGDRTKTIGVVDAEYIVHYGFPTLGEEEHTQGSSSAEKINKRVEVRRQSYNEYKVFKRRWEKAAKEDQCWIDPYPHQTH; this is translated from the exons ATGATTGTAGTATTTTTGACCTCTTCGACACAAATTGTACGTATAATTTGGAAGATGACGAGTTTCTCCGATCTT CCGCCAATATGCAGATATCAAAAGGAGAGGAGAACCTGTATCTACACCCTCTTTCCCATAGCTTCTCTACTGTTTCTTGCACTGTTTTCATGCTTATGGCTTGCACAAGACAATCAGCAG AAACTAATAGAATCGAACTCACAACAGAGAAGTGAGCCTGAGAGTAGAAGAAGCTGTGAG GATGAACGCAGTTGCACGCCACCTGGAAGCGAATCATTGCCTAAAGGGATAGTAGTCAAAACATCTAACTTGGAAAGACGACCACTATGGGGTTCTCCAGAG AAGAGGAGTTCATCGATGAGTTTGTTCGCTGTTCCTGTTGGAATAAAGCAGAAGATAAATGTAGATAAGCTGGTTCAAAAG TTCCTAGCAAGCAATTTTGATGTGATGCTTTTCCATTATGATGGCATGGTTGATATGTGGAAGGATTTTCTATGGAGCAATCAGGTCATACATGTATCTGTTGATAACCAAACTAAATG GTGGTTTGCTAAGAGGTTCTTGCATCCGGATATAGTAGCAGCTTATGATTATATTTTCTTGTGGGACGAAGACTTAGGAGTTGATAACTTCCACCCTGCACA ATATTTATCAATTGTTAGAGATGAAGGATTAGAGATATCACAACCAGCACTTGAAATAGGGGAATCTGAGGTGCATCACCTTATAACTGCACGATGGAAGAGATCAAAACTACACAG GAGGACTTACAAAGTTGGTGGTAAGGAAACTCAATGTGATGATAACAGCACTCATCCTCCATGCACAGG ATGGATAGAAGTTATGGCCCCCGTGTTCTCCAAGAATTCATGGCGTTGTGTATGGCATATGATCCAG AATGACTTGATACATGCCTGGGGACTTGACATGCAGCTCGGTTATTGCGCACAG GGAGATAGGACAAAAACCATAGGAGTTGTGGATGCTGAATACATAGTTCACTATGGCTTCCCAACACTAGGAGAAGAAGAG CATACACAGGGAAGTTCGAGCGCAGAAAAAATAAACAAGAGAGTTGAGGTGAGAAGACAGTCGTATAATGAGTACAAGGTATTCAAAAGGCGATGGGAGAAAGCAGCAAAGGAGGATCAGTGTTGGATAGATCCATATCCACATCAAACTCATTAA
- the LOC140872351 gene encoding auxin efflux carrier component 5-like — MIGFGWEDIYKIVEAMLPLYVALALGYISVKWLRMFKSNECDAINRFNCYFIIPFFTFNFTSGVDPYHLNFRFLGADVIAKAIAGVGLALWIHFSKMDYSWIITSFSLSNFNNTLVVGVPLLQAMYGGLGENLVVQSCVIQSLLWQPILLFMYEFRRACGSKNNISDKQLQEATQPVPQSSSSSTVAIEIVDQDYDDDNTRVKSAGADTLALSSTRFLSFMKKIWVGLSKNPNNYACLLGLTWALLANRWNLKMPGIVEGSILIMSKAGSGVAMFNMGLFMALQESVLGCGVGLCMYGMALRFVGVPMSTAVGSLALGLHSNVLRIAIIQAALPQAISSFVFAQEYDLHANLLSAQVIFGTIISLPILIVYYLTLNLIH; from the exons ATGATCGGATTCGGGTGGGAGGATATATACAAGATAGTGGAGGCGATGCTGCCGCTGTACGTGGCGCTTGCTTTGGGCTACATCTCCGTCAAATGGCTGCGAATGTTCAAGAGCAACGAATGCGACGCAATCAACAGATTCAACTGCTATTTCATCATCCCATTCTTCACATTCAACTTCACGTCCGGGGTGGATCCGTACCACTTGAATTTCAGGTTTCTTGGAGCAGATGTGATCGCCAAGGCGATTGCGGGAGTGGGTTTGGCTCTGTGGATTCATTTCTCCAAGATGGATTACTCGTGGATCATAACTTCTTTCTCTCTTTCCAATTTCAACAACACTCTGGTGGTGGGAGTGCCTCTGCTCCAGGCCATGTATGGGGGATTAGGTGAAAACTTGGTGGTGCAATCATGTGTCATCCAATCCCTCCTGTGGCAGCCCATTCTCCTCTTCATGTACGAATTCCGGCGTGCGTGTGGTTCCAAGAATAATATTAGTGACAAGCAGCTGCAAGAAGCCACCCAACCAGTACCACAGTCGTCGTCTAGCAGCACTGTTGCGATTGAAATCGTCGACCAGGATTATGATGATGACAATACGCGGGTTAAATCAGCGGGCGCGGACACGTTAGCGCTATCGTCTACTCGTTTTCTGTCATTTATGAAGAAAATTTGGGTTGGGCTGAGCAAGAATCCAAATAACTATGCTTGTCTTCTTGGCCTCACTTGGGCTCTCTTAGCAAACAG ATGGAATCTGAAAATGCCTGGCATAGTGGAAGGATCGATACTCATAATGTCGAAGGCCGGAAGTGGAGTGGCCATGTTTAACATGG GACTGTTCATGGCACTACAAGAAAGTGTACTAGGATGTGGAGTTGGCTTATGCATGTATGGAATGGCTCTGAGGTTTGTGGGTGTACCTATGTCTACTGCTGTTGGATCTCTAGCTTTAGGCTTGCATTCGAATGTGCTTCGAATCGCGATCATTCAAGCAGCATTACCACAGGCTATAAGCTCGTTCGTGTTCGCTCAGGAGTACGATTTGCACGCTAATCTACTCAGCGCGCA GGTAATTTTCGGCACAATCATATCCCTTCCGATCTTGATTGTCTACTATCTTACTTTAAATCTTATTCATTGA